The Chloroflexota bacterium sequence GGCTAGGCTGCCTTGACTCCGCTGACCAGCGCCTCAACGCTCTTCTTGGCATCACCAAACAGCATGGTCGTCTTGGGGTCGGCGTAGAGCGGGTTGTCGATTCCCGCGAAGCCGGCGGCCATCGAGCGCTTCAGCACGATCACGTGCTCGGCCTGGTCAACATTGAGGATCGGCATGCCGTAGATCGGCGAGGAGGTATCGGTCCTGGCAGCGGGGTTGGTGACGTCATTGGCGCCGATGACGAGCGCCACTGACGCGTTCGGGAAGTCGTCGTTGATCTCGTCCATCTCCTTGAGGCGGTCGTAGGGCACGTTCGCCTCGGCCAGCAGCACGTTCATGTGCCCCGGCATGCGGCCGGCGACCGGGTGGATCGCGAACTCGACGTCCACGCCCTTCTCAATCAGCAGGTCCATCAGCTCGCGCACGGCCTGCTGCGCCTGCGCCACGGCCATCCCGTAGCCGGGCACGATGATCACCTTCTTGCCGTAGGCCATCAGCACCGCGGCGTCATCGGCGCTGATCTCGCGCACGTCCTGGTCACCGCCGGCGCCCGCCGTGACCGCCCCGGCGGTCCCGAAGGCGCCGAACAGAACGTTGAAGATGGACCGATTCATGGCCCGGCACATCAGCTGGGTCAGGATCGTGCCGGACGCGCCGACCAGCGTGCCGGCCACGAGCAGCGCGTAGTTGTTCAGCACGAAACCGGTGGCCGCCACGGCGATCCCGGTGTAGGCGTTGAGCAGGCTGACCACGACCGGCATGTCGGCTCCGCCGATCGGCATCACGGCGGCGACGCCCAGCACCAGCGCCAGCGCCACGAAGAGCAGGAAGAGAGGCACGCTGTTGGTGACCAGGGTCAAGACGACGCCAAGCACCAGGATCCCGGCCAGCAGCGCGCCGGTGACGATCTTGTCGCCGGGGTAGGTGACCGGGAGCCCGGAGACGATCCCCTGCAGCTTGCCGAAGGCGATGACCGAACCGGTAAGGGAAACGGCGCCGATGACGGCGCCGAGCAGGGTGGCCACCATGAAGGTCACCGGCAGCAGGGGCCCGGAGTCGCCCGCATCGCGCAGGAATTCGGCCGCGGCCACCAGCGCCGCCGCGCCGCCGCCCGCGCCGTTGAAGATGGCGACCATCTGGGGCATGGCGGTCATCGGCACCCGGCGAGCCCCCACCCCACCGACCAGCGCGCCGACCGGGATGCCCACGGCCAGGATCCAGACGGTCGACAGCCCGCCGTCGCGGAGCAGGAATTCGGTGATGAAGACCCAGCCGACCACGATCGCCATGCCGGTCGCCGCCAGGCGGTTGCCCCGTCGCGCCGAGACAGGCGAGGAGAGGAACTTGAGGCCCAGGATGAAGCTGACCGAGCCGACCAGGTAGACGAAGAAGGTGACGACCTCGAGTGTGGTCATGGCTTGGCGTCCGGGCGGCGCTTGAACATCTCGAGCATCCGGTCGGTGACGACAAAGCCGCCGACCACGTTGATCGTGCCCAGGATCACGCCGAGCAGGGCCAGCACGATCCGCAGTGGACCCTCCGCCGAGGCGGCGACCAGCATCGCCCCGACCACGATCACGCCATGGACCGCGTTGGCCCCCGACATGAGCGGGGTGTGCAGCATGGTCGGCACCTTGCTCACCACCTCGTAGCCAACGAAGGCGGCCAGCACGAAGACGAAGAGGGCCTGGAGCAGCGCTTCGGTGGCGAGGGTCTGGACGGCCTCGTTCACACCGAGTCTCCGGCCGGAGCCGATGCAGCCGGCGCCGGATCGGCCACCTCGATCCCCAGCGCCTTGGCGGTCGCCTCATTGACCACCTTGCCGCCGTGGGTGATGGTCGCGCCGCGGGTGATCTCATCGGTGAAGTCGAGGGCGATGGCGCCGTCCTTGATCAGGTGCTTGAGGAGGGTCTGCATGTTCTTGGCGTACATGGCGGTGGCGCTGCCGGGCATGGTGGCCGGCAGGTTGGTGAGGCCGATGATGGTCACGCCGTGCTTCACCACTTCCTTGCCGGCCTCGGTTCCCTCGACGTTGCCGCCCGCCTCGGCGGCCATGTCGACGATGACGCTGCCGGGCTTCATGGAGGCGACCATCGCATCGGTGACCAGGCGCGGGGCGGGGCGCCCGGGGATGAGGGCGGTGGTGATCACGAAGTCCGCCTCCTTCACCCGCTCGGCGATCAGCGCGGCCTGGCGGGCCTTGTAGTCGTCGCTCATCTCGCGGGCGTAGCCACCGGCGGTCTGGGCGTTCGCCTTCTCCTCCTCGATCATCTCGACCTCGATGAAGATCCCTCCCAGGCTCTCGACCTGCTCCTTGACGACCGGCCGCACGTCGGTCGCCTCGACCACCGCGCCAAGCCGCCGCGCGGTGCCGATCGCCATCAGCCCCGCCACGCCGGCGCCCATCACGATCCCGCGCGCCGGTCGGACGGTACCCGCTGCGGTGGTGAGCAGCGGCATGAATTTCGGCAGCCGCTCGGCGGCAATCAGGACCGCCTTGTAGCCGCCCACGGTCGCCTGGCTGGAGAGAGTGTCCATGCTCTGGGCGCGGGAGATCCGAGGGATGGAATCCATGCTGATGGCCGTCACGCCGGTCTCGGCCAGGCGGCGTGCCAGCTCGGGATTGGCGAGGGTCCCCAGCGTCCCGATCAGGATCGCGCCGGACCGCAGCATGCCGGTCTCTTCGTCCGAGGGCCGACCAACACGCACCACCACGTCGGCGTCGCCGTAGAGGGCGGCCGCATCCGGGACGATGGTGGCTCCAGCCTCGCGGAAGGCCTCATCGCTGATGAACGATGCGTCGCCCGCGCCCGACTGCACGACCACCGCTACGCCGTCCTCGAGCAGGGCGGCGATGGCCTGCGGCGTCAGCGCGACGCGCGTCTCGCCGGGCGCGGTCTCGCGGGGGACAGCGATCTTCATTGGGCAGTTCCTGGCGTTCCAACGGGTGACACCGACGAACCGCCGCAGCGGTCGACGCGTGGCGGTTCGGGAGGCAGAGTGTAGCACCGGGTCCAGCGCGGCCACCCAACCCCCCGCGGCTGCCCGGCATCGGTGTAGATTGCCCTCCATGGACGCCGAGCCGATGGGCACGCCGCAGGCGGTCATCGCCACCGATGCGCTGACCAAGCATTACGGCAACGTGGAGGCGCTCGTCGACCTGACCCTCGACATCCGCCCCGGCGAGATCTTCGGCTTCCTGGGGCCGAACGGCGCGGGCAAGTCGACCCTGATCCGGACCTTGCTCGGCTTCCTGCATCCGACCCGGGGGTCCGCGACCGTGCTGGGACTCGACATCATGGCCGACTCGGTCGAGATCCGGCGGCGGACCGGCTACCTCCCCGGCGGCATCGCCCTCTACGACTCGCTGAGCGGAGCCGATGCGCTCGAGTACCTGGCCGACCTCCAGGGCCAGGGCTCGGCGATGCAAGCTGAGCTGTGCGAACGGCTGCAGATGCCGGCATCGGTCCTGCGCAGGCGGGTGCGGGACTACTCGCGCGGGATGCGGCAGAAGATCGGCGTGATCCAGGCCCTGCAGCACGACCCGGAGCTGGCGATCCTGGACGAGCCGACCGAGGGGCTCGACCCGCTCATGCAGCACGCCTTCTACGCGCTGATGGACGACCAGCGACGGAAGGGCCGCAGCATCTTCTTCTCGAGCCACGTCCTGTCGGAGGTGGAGCGCATCTGCGACCGCGTCGCGATCATCCGCTCGGGTCACCTGATGGCGCTTCAGAACGTCGACGACCTGCTGGCACGGCGCAAGAAGAAGGTGGAGCTGCGCTGGCGGGGCGTCGCGCCAGACCTGGCCGGCATTCCCGGCCTGGCTGACATCGAGGTGGTGGGCGATCGCATGCGGGCCACCCTGCAGGGCGACGTCTCGGGCTTCGTGCGCGCCATCGCCTCCCCTTCGCTGGAGGACCTGACCATCGAGCCGGCGCGGCTGGAGGAGGCGTTCCTGGAGTACTACGCTGGCGACGACGCCAGCGAGGAGCGACGCGGTTGAACCTCCGCCTCTTCTTCCAGACATTGCGCTGGAACCGGGTTCGGCTGGCGGCGGTGGTGGTCGCGTCCGTCGGCTGGGGGATGCTGATCCCCATCATCTACGTCCAGTTCGCCGAAGCCTTCAAGGACCTCGCGAATTCAGGTGTGTTCCCCGAGGAGCTCATGAATTTCGGCTCCGGCAGCCTCTTCACGCTGCCGGGAGCACTGACCCTGGGGCTGCAGCATCCTCTGGCCATCGCCTTCGTCGGCATCTTCGCCGTCGGCTCGACCGTGAGTGCCATCGCCGGCGAGCGCGAGGGCGGCACGCTGGAGGTGCTCCTGTCGCGACCGATCTCACGCCGAACGCTGTACGTGACGCTGGCGGTGGCTTCGGCCACCCTCGTGGGGATCGTGATGCTGGCGCTGTTGGGCGGCCAGCTCATCGGCGTCGCGATCCAGGGAGTGACCGACGAGCTCGATCTGGGTCTGATGCCGCTGGTCTTCCTCAACGGCGTCATGCTCTGGGCGGCCTTCGCCGCGTTCGGCCTGGCGGCCTCGGTCACCTTCGACCGGCACGCGCCGGCGCTGGGGCTGACGATGGCCTACCTCCTGGTCAACTACTTCCTGGAGATCCTGGGCTCGCTCTGGCGCGACGTGGCCTGGTCGCAGCAATACTCGCTCTTCCACCACTTCAATCCCGGCAACATCCTGACCGGCAACACCGACTGGCTGGACTTCGTGATCCTGGCCGTCGCGATCGTCATCCCGGTCGCCTATGCGCTGATCATCTTCCCTCGCCGAGACCTCGCCGCCCCCGCCTGAGGCTCGGCCTATCCGCGGCCCAGGGCGAGTTCGGTGGCCTGCTCGACCGTGAGCCGTTGGCCTTCCATGAAGGCTGCAGCCAGCGAGGGAGCGTCGGTCAATGTCTCCGGGTAGAAGCCCGCGAACTCGCGGTTCATCTTGGCCAGGCCAGTGCCGGCGCTCGCCTCCGTGGCCGCCGCGTACCCCGCCAGCCTGACGGCGCGCTTCACGTCGCCCTCGATCCAGTACAACGCCGCGAAGGCGTCGAAGACGAGCGCGTATCCGGACTTGTCCTCGCTCTCGGTAAAGAGCGGGAGGGCCTCCTCGAGCAACCGCCGCATGGCCGCCTGGTCAAGGGTCAGGTTGTAGAGGGCCATCATGTAGAGCGTCCAGCCGGTCATGAACCGATCTTCGATGCGCCGGAAGACCTCCAGCGCCTCCCGAGCCAACTCGATGCCGCCTGCGAAATCGCCGAAGAAGTAAAACGAGTTGGCCAAACCCCAGAGGGAGCGACCGATCCCCGCGTCGTCCCCCACCCGACGATAGATCTCAACCGCCTCCTGTGCCAGGGTGTGCGCGCGCACCTGGTCATCGTGCTCCATGCCCGCGGAGCTGGCCAGGTTGTAGATGGCGTTGGCGATGCGAGCCTCGTCATTCGAGGCCCGTGCGATCTCGAGTGCCCCCTCGTACCAGGCCCGGGCGGGCGCCAGGTCGCCCTGCCAGTAGGCGATCCCACCCGCAGCCTCGAGTGCTGCGCCTCGCGCGTCGGGTTGATCGGTACTGCCGGGGAGCGCGAGCACACGCTCGGCATGCTCCCGCGCTTCGGCGAGGTAGCCGCGCATCTGCCAGAACCGCCAGCAGGCCGCGAAGATGCGCATCGCCATCTCGGCCTGATCGCGGGCGATCGCGCGAGAAAGCGCGGCGCGGATGTTGTCGTGCTCGCGCTCGTATCGGTCCAGGATCGCCTTCTTGTCCGGTCCGAAGACCGATGCCCCCGCCGCCTCGACCAGGGCCAGGATCCAGGCGGCGTGCCGGTCCGCGAGACCGTCGGCCTCGGCGCGCTCGGCGAGCTTCTCCATCGCGAACTCGCGGATCGTGCCCAGCATCCGGAAGCGCGGCTCACCGTCCGGCTCGCTCTCCTGGCGCACCAGGCTCTTGTCGACCAGCGATGCGATCGCGTCGAGGGGGTCCGCCCCGTCATCGGCGTCGAATACGACCTGCTCGATGGCATCCAGCGTGGCTCCCCCCGCGAAGACCGCGAAGCGGGCGAACAGGCGCTGGTCTGCCTCCTCGAGCAGGTCGTGGCTCCAGGCGATCGCGCCGCGCAGCGTCTGCTGGCGTTCCGGAAGATCGCGGGAGCCGCCGGAGAGGAGCTTCAGCCGGTCCCCCAGCCGTTCCATGATCGCCTGCGGGCTGAGGACGCGGACCCGGGCGGCGGCCAGCTCGATCGCCAGCGGCAATCCGTCAAGGCGCACGCAGATCTCCGCCACAGCCGGCGCGTTGGCGCCGGTTACCGCGAAACCGGGCCGCACCGCCATGGCGCGCTCGACGAAGAGCGCCACCGACTCGTACGTCGAGAACTGCTCCAGGTCGGGAAGGTGCTGCGGATCCGGGACGCCGAGGGGCGGAACCGGGTACTCGCGCTCACCATAGACCCGCAACGGGCTGCGGCTGGTGACCAGCACCGAGATCCTGGTGGCCCGCACCAGCAGCTCGGCGATCTGCGGGGCGGCGTCGCTGACCTGCTCGAAGTTGTCGAGCACCAGCAGCATGCACTTGTCGCCGATGTGCTCCGCCAGGCGGTCGAGCGGCTGGGTCCCCGGGTCGACCAGCCCCAGCGCCTGCGCGATGGTGGGGAGCACCAGGTCGGACTGGCTGATGGTGCCCAGCGGCACGAAATAGACGCCGTCCGCGAATCGATCGGTGGCGTCGGCCGCGATCTGCAGCGAGAGGCGGGTCTTTCCCGTCCCACCCGGGCCGGTCAGCGTGAGCAGGCGACCATCGATCAGCAGCTGCCGGCCCTCGGCGATCTCGCGCTGGCGCCCAAGGAACGAGGTCAGCTGCATCGGCAGGTTATTTGGAACCGCGTTCAGGGTGAGCAGCGGCGGGAAGTCGCCGGCTGCTCCCTCGATGACCAGGTCCCAGATGCGCTCGGGTCGTGACAGGTCCTTGAGCCGATGCTCCCCCATCTCGCGCAGCGAGACGCCATCGGGCAAGCTCCCCTCCACCAGTGCTCGAGTGGTGGCCGAGAGGAGCACCTGGCCGCCGTGCCCCGCGTTGGCAATCCGCGCCGCGCGATGCACGTCGAGCCCCACGTAGGAGCCGCCGCTCAGCACGCCCTCGCCGGTGTGCAGCCCCATCCGGCTGCGGACCTGGCCGCCGACCGGCCACGCCTCTGCGCCCAGGCCGCGCTGTACCGCCACCGCCGCCGCAACCGCCTGCGGTGCGCTGGTGAAGACCACGAAGAAGGAGTCACCCTCCGTCCCGATCTCGACGCCGTGCTGCTCCGCCCACGCCGCTCGCGCGATCTGGCGATGCCGCTCCAGGAGGGGCGGCCACTCCTCGCCCAGGTCCTGGGCGAGGCGGGTCGAACCCTCGATGTCGGTGAACAGGAACGTGACGGTTCCGGTCGGACTCTCGGTCACCCGGCAAGTGTCGTCGGCCGATCAGCGGACGGCAAGCCATATGCGAACGGCCTGACCGCTCGGCTACCCTGCGCAGCGATGATCGTCTCCGTCTTCGGCGCCCTTGCCGATCGACCCGTGATGACGGCGGGGCTCGGAGCGATGGCGATCGCGTTCTCCGGCATCCTGGTACGGCTCGCGGACGTCGAGCCCGCGACAGCGGCAATCTTCCGCTGTGCGTATGCCCTGCCCGCGCTGGGCCTGATCGCGTACCTCGAGCGACGAGCCTACGGCCCGCGGCCCGCCGCACAGGTGCGCCTGGCGATGCTGGCCGGCGTCTTCCTGGCGCTGGACCTCGTCATCTGGCACCACACCATCGGCCTGGTGGGCGCCGGCCTGGCGACGGTGCTCGGCAACACCCAGGTGGTGATCGTGGCGGTGCTGGCCTGGTGGATCCTGGGCGAGCGTCCGCCGAGGCGCACGCTGCTGGCATTGCCGGTGGTGCTGATCGGCGTGGTCCTCATCTCCGGCGTGGTCGGCACGGGGGCCTACGGCACGAATCCTGGGCTCGGCGTCATCCTGGGCCTGGTGGTCGGACTGGCGTATGCCGCCTTCCTGCTCGTGCTGCGACGCGGCAATGCCGATCTGCAGCGCCCCGCCGGGCCGCTCTTCGAGGCGACCCTGATCGCTGCCTTCGCCTCGCTGGCAATCGGGCTGCCGCTGCGGGAGGTGAACCTGGTCCCGAGCTGGCCGGCGCACGGGTGGCTGCTGCTCCTGGCGCTCACGTCGCAGGTCGTGGGCTGGCTGATCATCAGCGTCTCGCTGCCACGGCTCCCGGCGGCGCTGACCAGCGTCATCCTGACCCTCCAGCCGGTCGGCTCGGTGATGCTTGCGATGCTCCTGCTGGGCGAGGCGCCGTCGCTGATCCAGCTGCTCGGCGCCGGCACGATCCTGATCGGCCTCGTGCTTGCCACCCTTCGCTTCCGGGGTGAGCCCCGGCGCCAGCCGATCGCCGAGCCGGAGATCGGCTAGGGGCTATGGTTGGGCCGATGCCTGGCGATTCGTTCCTGCTCACCGGGCGCGGCCGACTCCTCAGGCCTGAGCCGTACGACGGAGTCCTGCCGTGGGCGATCCTCGTGCGCGGTGGCCGGATCGAGTGGATCGGCGCTCGGACCGAGGCGCCCGATGCCGGCGCCATCACCGACCTGCCGGACGCCCTCGTGACGCCGGGCCTTGTCAATGCGCACACCCACCCCGCCTTCGTGGGTGACCGGTCCGACGAGGCTGCGGCCCGGCTGGCTGGCGCTCCGTATGACGGCGGCGGGATCCTGCGCACCGTCGCTGCGACGCGAGCCGCATCGGACGAGGAGCTGCGCTCCGCGATCGAGGGACGGCTGCGCGCCGAGCTGGCGTCGGGCACCACCACCGTCGAGTGCAAGTCCGGGTACGGGCTCTCCACTTCGGAGGAGGTTCGTTGCCTGCGCCTGATCGGCGAGGCTGCCGAGTCCGTATCGGTCCACGTCGTGCGCACCTTTCTCGGAGCCCACGCCGTTCCGACGGAGGCCGGCTCCATGGACGCCCACGCCGCGGCCGTTGCCGAGGAGATGCTTCCCGCGGTGGCGGCGGCGGGAGCCGCCGAATTCTGCGACGTCTTCTGCGATCGCGGCTTCTTCTCACTCGAGGCGGCAGAACGGATCCTCACCGGTGCGGCAGGTCTTGGCTTGGGGATCCGCATCCACGCCGACCAACTCGAGCGCACCGGCGCAGCGGAGCTCGCCGTCCGGCTCGGCGCGACCAGCGCCGATCACCTCGAGCAGCTCGATGCAGCCGGCGTGGCTGCGCTCGCCGGGTCGCGCACCGTGGCGACGCTGCTCCCCGGTCCCGCACTCGTCATGCGCGGCGGCCTCCCGCCGGCACGCGCGCTCCTCGATGCCGGGGTGACCGTCGCCCTGGCGAGTGACGCCAATGCCGGCACGTTCGGCGCATGGGGGGCGATGCCCCTCGTGATCGGACTCGGGGCCACGATGCTCGGCATGACCGTGCAGGAGGCTGTCACCGCTGCGACGGCGGGAGGCGCTGCGGCCCTGGGGCTCGCCGGGCGAAAGGGTGCGCTGGAGATCGGCGCCGACGCCGACATCGTCGCGTGGGACGCCGAGCATGAAGGGGCGTTCGCCCTGAGTCTCGGGTCACTGAGGCCGATGCGAACCTGGATCGCGGGGGTGGTGGCCTGAGCCACAACCATGCAAGCATTCTTTACGTCATCACTTGGAAGGACAGAACGATGAGCCGACTCCTGGTCCACATCACGTCCGGCCCCGAGCACCCGACCCGCGCATCCCTCGGTTTCCTGGTGGCGCGAACTGCCCTGTCGAACGGGCATGAGGTGGACCTGTTCCTTGCCGGCGACGCGGTGGCTCTCCTTCGCAACTCGACAATGGACCTCGCGCAGGGGATTGGGACGGGCAGCCTGCGCGAGCATTACGAGGCGCTCGCGGCGGGCGGCGCCACGTTCTATGCCTCGGGCATGTCGAGCAAGGCACGCGAAGTCACGGTCGAGGCACTCGGCGGCAAGAGCGTCGAGTTCGCCACGCCAGATCAGCTGGTCGAGCTCGTCTTTGCGGCGGATCGCGTTCTCAGCTATTGAGCGGCTGGTCGTCCCCGGCCAGGCCTCGTCCCTAGGCGTCGTCCAAGTAGATCAGCGCCTCGCGCCGGATTCCACGACCCACCAGCCGCGCGAACAGGTCCGGAACCCACCAGCGCAGGAAGAAGAGGCGGCAACCGAGGCAGAAGCCAGTGACCGCCAGGAGCGCCTGCAGCCCGATCACGGCCAGCACCGGCAGCCAGCCCCACGGCGCCAGGCCGGCCGCCAGCAGCGCGCTCCCGAGCGCCAGGAAGGTCGCTCCCAGGGCCTGCGCGAAGCGGGGCGGGAGCTCGTGCTCCAGCTCCGACGGCCCGAGACGGAGCCAGGCGCGCACGAATGGCCACGGCCGAGCGAACAGGAACCACCGGGTCCCAAGGGCTGCGGAGAGAGCGAGCAATGAGCCGGTCACGGCGACGATCGGCCACGCGTTGAGGGCCGCCGCGAGCAGCAGCGTGATTCCGGACGTTGCCGCGCCCAGGCGCTGGGCGCGCGGGTCGATCCAGCGACCGGGCACCGGCCGTTTCGCCGGCGCCAGCGTGGCGGGAATGGTGATTGGGCGACTGAACAGGGACATCGGCTCCTCCTGGAGTACGTGGCGAATCGTCACGAGATGCGAGGGGCCGGGCGCGCGGCGCGGATGGCGCCGGACGAGAGCTACGCGGCGGCTCCCCGCCGCGTACAACCGCAGGGCTCGCCCTCGAGGCGCGACAGCAGGTCGACGGCGCTCGGTGAGAGGCGGAGCGGATTCATGAGGTCGGAAGGATACGCCGCCCTATGATGCTGCGCCAGTGG is a genomic window containing:
- a CDS encoding NAD(P)(+) transhydrogenase (Re/Si-specific) subunit beta; amino-acid sequence: MTTLEVVTFFVYLVGSVSFILGLKFLSSPVSARRGNRLAATGMAIVVGWVFITEFLLRDGGLSTVWILAVGIPVGALVGGVGARRVPMTAMPQMVAIFNGAGGGAAALVAAAEFLRDAGDSGPLLPVTFMVATLLGAVIGAVSLTGSVIAFGKLQGIVSGLPVTYPGDKIVTGALLAGILVLGVVLTLVTNSVPLFLLFVALALVLGVAAVMPIGGADMPVVVSLLNAYTGIAVAATGFVLNNYALLVAGTLVGASGTILTQLMCRAMNRSIFNVLFGAFGTAGAVTAGAGGDQDVREISADDAAVLMAYGKKVIIVPGYGMAVAQAQQAVRELMDLLIEKGVDVEFAIHPVAGRMPGHMNVLLAEANVPYDRLKEMDEINDDFPNASVALVIGANDVTNPAARTDTSSPIYGMPILNVDQAEHVIVLKRSMAAGFAGIDNPLYADPKTTMLFGDAKKSVEALVSGVKAA
- a CDS encoding NAD(P) transhydrogenase subunit alpha, translated to MNEAVQTLATEALLQALFVFVLAAFVGYEVVSKVPTMLHTPLMSGANAVHGVIVVGAMLVAASAEGPLRIVLALLGVILGTINVVGGFVVTDRMLEMFKRRPDAKP
- a CDS encoding Re/Si-specific NAD(P)(+) transhydrogenase subunit alpha, with product MKIAVPRETAPGETRVALTPQAIAALLEDGVAVVVQSGAGDASFISDEAFREAGATIVPDAAALYGDADVVVRVGRPSDEETGMLRSGAILIGTLGTLANPELARRLAETGVTAISMDSIPRISRAQSMDTLSSQATVGGYKAVLIAAERLPKFMPLLTTAAGTVRPARGIVMGAGVAGLMAIGTARRLGAVVEATDVRPVVKEQVESLGGIFIEVEMIEEEKANAQTAGGYAREMSDDYKARQAALIAERVKEADFVITTALIPGRPAPRLVTDAMVASMKPGSVIVDMAAEAGGNVEGTEAGKEVVKHGVTIIGLTNLPATMPGSATAMYAKNMQTLLKHLIKDGAIALDFTDEITRGATITHGGKVVNEATAKALGIEVADPAPAASAPAGDSV
- a CDS encoding ABC transporter ATP-binding protein gives rise to the protein MDAEPMGTPQAVIATDALTKHYGNVEALVDLTLDIRPGEIFGFLGPNGAGKSTLIRTLLGFLHPTRGSATVLGLDIMADSVEIRRRTGYLPGGIALYDSLSGADALEYLADLQGQGSAMQAELCERLQMPASVLRRRVRDYSRGMRQKIGVIQALQHDPELAILDEPTEGLDPLMQHAFYALMDDQRRKGRSIFFSSHVLSEVERICDRVAIIRSGHLMALQNVDDLLARRKKKVELRWRGVAPDLAGIPGLADIEVVGDRMRATLQGDVSGFVRAIASPSLEDLTIEPARLEEAFLEYYAGDDASEERRG
- a CDS encoding ABC transporter permease subunit, with amino-acid sequence MNLRLFFQTLRWNRVRLAAVVVASVGWGMLIPIIYVQFAEAFKDLANSGVFPEELMNFGSGSLFTLPGALTLGLQHPLAIAFVGIFAVGSTVSAIAGEREGGTLEVLLSRPISRRTLYVTLAVASATLVGIVMLALLGGQLIGVAIQGVTDELDLGLMPLVFLNGVMLWAAFAAFGLAASVTFDRHAPALGLTMAYLLVNYFLEILGSLWRDVAWSQQYSLFHHFNPGNILTGNTDWLDFVILAVAIVIPVAYALIIFPRRDLAAPA
- a CDS encoding adenylate/guanylate cyclase domain-containing protein → MTESPTGTVTFLFTDIEGSTRLAQDLGEEWPPLLERHRQIARAAWAEQHGVEIGTEGDSFFVVFTSAPQAVAAAVAVQRGLGAEAWPVGGQVRSRMGLHTGEGVLSGGSYVGLDVHRAARIANAGHGGQVLLSATTRALVEGSLPDGVSLREMGEHRLKDLSRPERIWDLVIEGAAGDFPPLLTLNAVPNNLPMQLTSFLGRQREIAEGRQLLIDGRLLTLTGPGGTGKTRLSLQIAADATDRFADGVYFVPLGTISQSDLVLPTIAQALGLVDPGTQPLDRLAEHIGDKCMLLVLDNFEQVSDAAPQIAELLVRATRISVLVTSRSPLRVYGEREYPVPPLGVPDPQHLPDLEQFSTYESVALFVERAMAVRPGFAVTGANAPAVAEICVRLDGLPLAIELAAARVRVLSPQAIMERLGDRLKLLSGGSRDLPERQQTLRGAIAWSHDLLEEADQRLFARFAVFAGGATLDAIEQVVFDADDGADPLDAIASLVDKSLVRQESEPDGEPRFRMLGTIREFAMEKLAERAEADGLADRHAAWILALVEAAGASVFGPDKKAILDRYEREHDNIRAALSRAIARDQAEMAMRIFAACWRFWQMRGYLAEAREHAERVLALPGSTDQPDARGAALEAAGGIAYWQGDLAPARAWYEGALEIARASNDEARIANAIYNLASSAGMEHDDQVRAHTLAQEAVEIYRRVGDDAGIGRSLWGLANSFYFFGDFAGGIELAREALEVFRRIEDRFMTGWTLYMMALYNLTLDQAAMRRLLEEALPLFTESEDKSGYALVFDAFAALYWIEGDVKRAVRLAGYAAATEASAGTGLAKMNREFAGFYPETLTDAPSLAAAFMEGQRLTVEQATELALGRG
- a CDS encoding DMT family transporter, producing the protein MIVSVFGALADRPVMTAGLGAMAIAFSGILVRLADVEPATAAIFRCAYALPALGLIAYLERRAYGPRPAAQVRLAMLAGVFLALDLVIWHHTIGLVGAGLATVLGNTQVVIVAVLAWWILGERPPRRTLLALPVVLIGVVLISGVVGTGAYGTNPGLGVILGLVVGLAYAAFLLVLRRGNADLQRPAGPLFEATLIAAFASLAIGLPLREVNLVPSWPAHGWLLLLALTSQVVGWLIISVSLPRLPAALTSVILTLQPVGSVMLAMLLLGEAPSLIQLLGAGTILIGLVLATLRFRGEPRRQPIAEPEIG
- the hutI gene encoding imidazolonepropionase translates to MPGDSFLLTGRGRLLRPEPYDGVLPWAILVRGGRIEWIGARTEAPDAGAITDLPDALVTPGLVNAHTHPAFVGDRSDEAAARLAGAPYDGGGILRTVAATRAASDEELRSAIEGRLRAELASGTTTVECKSGYGLSTSEEVRCLRLIGEAAESVSVHVVRTFLGAHAVPTEAGSMDAHAAAVAEEMLPAVAAAGAAEFCDVFCDRGFFSLEAAERILTGAAGLGLGIRIHADQLERTGAAELAVRLGATSADHLEQLDAAGVAALAGSRTVATLLPGPALVMRGGLPPARALLDAGVTVALASDANAGTFGAWGAMPLVIGLGATMLGMTVQEAVTAATAGGAAALGLAGRKGALEIGADADIVAWDAEHEGAFALSLGSLRPMRTWIAGVVA
- a CDS encoding DsrE family protein is translated as MSRLLVHITSGPEHPTRASLGFLVARTALSNGHEVDLFLAGDAVALLRNSTMDLAQGIGTGSLREHYEALAAGGATFYASGMSSKAREVTVEALGGKSVEFATPDQLVELVFAADRVLSY
- a CDS encoding DUF4395 family protein, with the translated sequence MSLFSRPITIPATLAPAKRPVPGRWIDPRAQRLGAATSGITLLLAAALNAWPIVAVTGSLLALSAALGTRWFLFARPWPFVRAWLRLGPSELEHELPPRFAQALGATFLALGSALLAAGLAPWGWLPVLAVIGLQALLAVTGFCLGCRLFFLRWWVPDLFARLVGRGIRREALIYLDDA